From Deltaproteobacteria bacterium:
GCGTCAACTTTTGGCAGTAAATAGTCTACGACTAGGAGTTCGGCTTCTGGGAGAAACTGCATTTCAAAATCATTAGGAAAGTATTCCGGAAATGGAGAATTAGATAGTACCAACTCACAGAAAGTCAAAATTTCATTAGGGTCTTTAGCGAGGTACTTTTTACGTTTCAACTCCACATTGGCATTGACGTGAGCCATCTCCAAGTTGTATTTATCGCGCGCTTTAGTCCATTCACTCATTCTCGCTTGGTACGCTTCCTCATTCTCCTTGACACTAAGATCATAATTTTTCCGCCGATCTTCATTTGTCATTTCTATTTTGGCCATTTCGTCGATCCAATTTTTCATATCGGCGTCGAGAGCGGCCGCCGCTTCGGACAATATCCTGTTTCGTCGAGACGGAAATAACTTGTCAAGAAAACTCAATACTGGATTGTAGCGGATGTTTTCTTCGTTTGGCTTTTCCGGCTTTGATAATAACGAGACCGGCGCAATAATAAATTTCATCGGTTGGGGTGTAGAATACGAGGATTTGTTTTTGAGTCGCTCCCAGTCAAATAGTTTATTTTTCTTCGAAAGTGAAAGAGTAAGTATATTAGTAAGTTCGTTCATCTGTTCCTGCGCCTCATGGCTGAGCTGTTCAGCGGCTTCACGATTTTCCTCAATCATTTTTCGTCTATCTACTTTTGCCTGTTGAACGGAATTCCTCTGTTCCGCTTTGCGCCAGATTTCATCCCAAGCGGCCATCCTTGTCAGAACTTTACTATGCACAACATCAATGTCATATCCTCGCACGATTTGATATCTATTTAGACCCTCATGTCGCACTTCGACTTCAAGTAACTCTCTCCATGTCCTCGGCGAACTGCCGAGTAAAGAACGTTTAATAGGTCCACGCTCACTTTTCATCATTCACCACACTTTTCATTTGTATTTTGTCACTCAAAAATAGTTGCAATAGATACACAGGTTTATAACGGGTGTTCATCAACAAAAAATCGCATGATTTTGGCGAACCATGCTGGGATGACCAACAACGGCTTGCTGCGCCGCTTTCTCTCGGGTACTTCGGTGACCAAGGAGCGCGAAGTCCACCGTGCGGCTCGACGTTGCGGTTTGCCGACGGAATCCAAGTCACTTTGAGCGTGGCCAACTGACCATCGGGCTTCCTGCACGCGCCCGATCCTCCGAGGTGTTTTCGTTCCGATAGACGACCACTCATCGAGGCGCCAATCATCCTGTTCCATGCATATTAGCCGAATTCGGATACGGTTTCCATCCGTGCCGGTCCAAGAGCCTCTGTGACGACTGCCGACTCGTCGACGCTCCGTTGCGATCTTCGCGTAATTTTCCTACTGAAACGACCCGGTTTGATTTTCCGGGTGCGCCGGGCTATGAAGACGCTTTCCATCGGGGACGGGCCGTGTCGACATTTCGCGAGAACAAGGTGTGGAGCAAAACCGCTCCCGACGGGCGATGGGACTACATCGTCATCGGGTCGGGCATGGGCGGCATGACGACCGCCGCGATCTTGGCCAAGCTCGGCAAGAAGGTGCTGGTGCTCGAGCAGCACTACGTGGCGGGCGGGTTCACGCACACCTTCAAGCGCAAAAAGTGGCACTGGGACGTGGGCGTGCACGCCATCGGCGAGGTCACGAACCACTCGATGCTCGGTCGCGTGCTCGCCGACCTGACCAACAGCGAACTCGAGTGGACGTCGCTCGGAAAGGTTTACGAGCAGTTCTACTACCCCGACGGCTTTCGGATCGATTTTCCGGACAATCCGACGCAGTACAGGGAGAACCTCTACGCGGCGTTTCCGAACGATCGCGAGGCGATCGACGAATACTTCCGGCTCGTGCGTCGAACGGTCGCAGCCATGCGCGGGTACTACCTCTACCGCGCGCTGCCCGATCGCGCGGCGGATTTTGTCGAGCCGTTCATCCTAAACGACGCATCGAAGTTCACCGGCATGACGCTCAAGGCCGTGCTCGATTCCATCACCATGAACGAACGGCTCAAGACGATCCTCTCCGGCCAGTGGGGTTACTACGGATCGCCGCCGAGCCAGGCGTCGTTCGCGATCCACGCGACGGTTGTCCATCACTTTCTCCACGGCGCGTACTATCCCATCGGCGGGTCAAAACAGATCGCACGCACCCTGCTCAAAACCGTCGCCGATGCCGGCGGCTGGACGCGTATCCGCGCGGGCGTGGAACGGATTCTGATCGAGAACGGCCGCGCGGTCGGGGTGCGCCTCGACGGCGGCGAAGAGATCCGCGCCGAACGCGTCGTGAGCGCGGCGAACGCGCTCGTGACGATCAATCAGATGCTGCCGCCCGAAGAACGGCCGAAGGACTGGGTGCTCAACATCCGCTCGTTGCCGGCCTCGCCCGCGCACCTGTGCCTTTATCTCGGATTCAAGGGCGACATCGCGTCCGCCGGGGCGAGTTCGGCCAATCAATGGTTCTGGGAGACGTGGGACGCCGAGGCGTCGTTCTGGCAGACGCACGTTTCCGCCGCGCGCTGCCCCGTGCTCTACACGAGCTATCCGTCCCTCAAAGACCCGGCGTACAAGCCCGGTCCCGAGCAGATTCACACGGGTGAAGTCATCACCTTCGCGCCGTTCGCCGAATTCAAGAAGTGGGTCGGCACCGAGTGGATGCATCGCGGCGGCGAGTACGACGCGATGAAGACCGATTTGACGGGGCGGATGCTGGAGCAGTTTTTCGAGTACCGGCCCGGCCTACGTCCCATGCTCGAACACGCCGAACTCTCGACGCCGCTCACCACCGAGAACTTCACGCGCCCCGCCGAGGGCGCAATCTACGGCGTCGTTTCGACCCCCGCGCGTTACCAGAACCCGTGGCTTCGACCGCGAACCCCGATCAAGAACCTGTTCATGTCGGGCTGCGACATGGGCGCGGCGGGCGTGATGGGCGCGTTCGTCGGCGGCGTGCTGTGCGCCTTGGCCGCCGAGCCCATCGGCGCGATCCGTTATTTGCGCAAGGCCCTGACCAGACCGGCCTCGTGAGCTTTGGAGAATCGACCGCATGACGCAGCCGAAAAATGAAAAAAGCCGACTGACCACCGATGGGCTCGGGCGTGCGCCAAACCGCGCCATGCTTCGCGGCGTTGGCTTCCACGACGACGATTTCGCAAAGCCGATGATCGGCGTCGCGTCGCTGTTTTCCGACATCACACCGTGCAACGCGCACCTCGATCGCCTCGCGCGCAAGGGGATCGAAGGCGTGCATTCCGCGGGCGGCGTTCCGCAGATCTTCGGCGCGCCGACAGCCTCCGACGGCATCATGATGGGGCACCAGGGGATGCGCTACAGCCTCGTCTCGCGCGAGGTGATCGCCGATTCCATCGAGGTCGTCTCCGGCGGCATGAACCACGACGGCGTGCTGGCGTTCGGCGGCTGCGACAAGAACATGCCCGGCTGCCTGATGGCGATGGCGCGGCTCAACGTGCCGTCGATCTTCGTTTACGGCGGCACGATTCTGCCCGGTACGGGACCCGCCGGCGAAGACGTGGACATCGTGTCGATCTTCGAGGCGGTCGGACGGCGACAGGCCGGAACCGCCACGGACGAGGAAGTGCACGAGATCGAGTGCGAGGCGTGTCCCGGCGCGGGCGCGTGCGGCGGCATGTACACGGCGAACACCATGGCGTCGGCGATCGAGGCGATGGGCATGAGCCTGCCCTACGACGCCAGCTATCCCGGCGTCTCCGCCGCGAAGGAGCGGCAGTCCCATCTCGCGGGCCGCGCGCTCGTGAACCTGATCGAGCGCGGCATCCGTCCGCGCGACATCATCACGCGCGAATCGCTCGAAAACGCGTACACGCTCGTGCTCGCGCTCGGCGGCTCGACCAACGCGGTGCTGCACCTGATGGCGATCGCGCGCGAAGCCGACGTCGAGTGGACGCTCGCGGATTTCAACCGCCTTGGAGACAAGATCCCGCATTTGGCCGACCTGAAGCCGAGCGGGCGCTACGTGATGTACGACCTGCACAAGGTCGGCGGCACGCCCGCGGTGCTTCGCGCGCTGCTCGACCGCGGCCTGCTGCACGCCGACTGCGTCACCGTCACGGGAAAAACGATCGGTGAGAATCTGGCGGGCGTACGCAGCGTCTACGACGCGGTGCAGGATGTCATCATGCCCTTCGAGCGCCCCAAGTTCGCGACGGGGCACATCGTCATTCTGCGCGGCAACCTCGCGCCGGATGGCGCGGTGGCGAAAACCGCGGGTCTCAAGAGCCGCGTCATCACCGGTCCCGCGCGCGTGTTCGAGGGCGAAGAGGCGTGCTTCGAAGCGGTCATGGCGAGGAGCATCCAGCCCGGCGATGTGGTCGTGA
This genomic window contains:
- a CDS encoding NAD(P)/FAD-dependent oxidoreductase, whose protein sequence is MSTFRENKVWSKTAPDGRWDYIVIGSGMGGMTTAAILAKLGKKVLVLEQHYVAGGFTHTFKRKKWHWDVGVHAIGEVTNHSMLGRVLADLTNSELEWTSLGKVYEQFYYPDGFRIDFPDNPTQYRENLYAAFPNDREAIDEYFRLVRRTVAAMRGYYLYRALPDRAADFVEPFILNDASKFTGMTLKAVLDSITMNERLKTILSGQWGYYGSPPSQASFAIHATVVHHFLHGAYYPIGGSKQIARTLLKTVADAGGWTRIRAGVERILIENGRAVGVRLDGGEEIRAERVVSAANALVTINQMLPPEERPKDWVLNIRSLPASPAHLCLYLGFKGDIASAGASSANQWFWETWDAEASFWQTHVSAARCPVLYTSYPSLKDPAYKPGPEQIHTGEVITFAPFAEFKKWVGTEWMHRGGEYDAMKTDLTGRMLEQFFEYRPGLRPMLEHAELSTPLTTENFTRPAEGAIYGVVSTPARYQNPWLRPRTPIKNLFMSGCDMGAAGVMGAFVGGVLCALAAEPIGAIRYLRKALTRPAS
- the ilvD gene encoding dihydroxy-acid dehydratase is translated as MTQPKNEKSRLTTDGLGRAPNRAMLRGVGFHDDDFAKPMIGVASLFSDITPCNAHLDRLARKGIEGVHSAGGVPQIFGAPTASDGIMMGHQGMRYSLVSREVIADSIEVVSGGMNHDGVLAFGGCDKNMPGCLMAMARLNVPSIFVYGGTILPGTGPAGEDVDIVSIFEAVGRRQAGTATDEEVHEIECEACPGAGACGGMYTANTMASAIEAMGMSLPYDASYPGVSAAKERQSHLAGRALVNLIERGIRPRDIITRESLENAYTLVLALGGSTNAVLHLMAIAREADVEWTLADFNRLGDKIPHLADLKPSGRYVMYDLHKVGGTPAVLRALLDRGLLHADCVTVTGKTIGENLAGVRSVYDAVQDVIMPFERPKFATGHIVILRGNLAPDGAVAKTAGLKSRVITGPARVFEGEEACFEAVMARSIQPGDVVVIRGEGPVGGPGMREMLSVTAALVGQGLGDKVGLITDGRFSGGTHGLVVGHVAPEAWVGGPIALLRDGDRVTIDGDRKILSVELSDAQFASRRAAWTKPAPREKRGVLAKFAATVSSASEGAVTGYDLGIK